One Chiloscyllium plagiosum isolate BGI_BamShark_2017 chromosome 14, ASM401019v2, whole genome shotgun sequence genomic region harbors:
- the LOC122556920 gene encoding protein atonal homolog 1-like, giving the protein MVGVPLVLWECKEKQNNISCRSEDLGMTWGRDRHAPSAGCRALHCACSLPRARGGVMCEGPPPNIFIRRAGSDWPPARDRRAPDPAPTPLIGQEHASELIGRFAALGVGPGVYRSRPPPGACRSTRSAPALQFHSAELSCQTPLRPPPARPPPPSTLDMSHLRKLAAARWLLQESPPDPGEVSPSDPANAARFASAEPCAWLSPAFPASCPHFPHPYCSPAGSIAPRCHQQVSQGALASIIPKLPPQAAVQAGELCGVKGQAKATSKQLAEPPKHRRLAANARERKRMHGLNHAFDELRNVIPAFDNDKKLSKYETLQMAQIYIAELTELLQNVSQQNLGAGSSLSDCPNVKVATNKLCPTKCCSLQTPVGACSPNIPDGPPKVLSDSTGDTRPAAQRLKLLSPCKSTRNESKVTSSRSDGESSPHSHFSDWEEAQAESMAYQRSEHLSDLSRAPMARKAS; this is encoded by the coding sequence ATGGTGGGGGTGCCACTAGTTTTGTGGGAATGTAAAGAGAAGCAAAACAATATCTCCTGCAGGAGCGAAGATCTGGGAATGACATGGGGAAGGGACAGACACGCGCCAAGCGCCGGGTGTCGCGCCCTGCACTGCGCGTGCTCGCTGCCCAGGGCTAGGGGTGGGGTCATGTGTGAGGGACCGCCCCCTAATATATTCATCAGGAGGGCCGGCTCTGATTGGCCGCCCGCACGCGACAGACGCGCGCCAGACCCAGCACCGACGCCGCTGATTGGTCAGGAGCACGCGTCGGAGCTGATTGGTCGATTTGCGGCATTGGGGGTGGGTCCGGGGGTTTATAGAAGCCGCCCTCCTCCCGGCGCCTGTAGATCCACTCGCTCAGCGCCTGCGCTTCAGTTCCACTCGGCTGAGCTGTCCTGCCAAACACCCCTACGCCCCCCGCCTGCCCGCCCGCCCCCACCCTCCACGCTCGACATGTCCCACCTTCGGAAACTGGCCGCTGCGCGCTGGCTACTGCAAGAGTCGCCGCCAGATCCCGGCGAGGTGTCACCCAGTGATCCAGCCAACGCCGCACGCTTCGCCAGCGCCGAGCCATGCGCTTGGCTCTCGCCTGCTTTTCCGGCAAGCTGTCCACACTTTCCTCACCCCTACTGCTCACCCGCGGGAAGCATCGCGCCTCGCTGTCACCAGCAGGTCTCGCAGGGAGCACTGGCCAGCATCATCCCCAAACTGCCCCCACAGGCTGCAGTGCAAGCCGGTGAGCTTTGCGGGGTGAAAGGCCAGGCAAAAGCGACAAGCAAGCAATTGGCGGAGCCACCCAAGCATCGACGACTCGCCGCAAATGCACGCGAAAGGAAGAGGATGCATGGATTGAATCACGCGTTTGATGAGCTACGGAATGTCATTCCAGCTTTTGACAATGACAAGAAACTTTCCAAATACGAAACACTGCAGATGGCGCAGATCTATATAGCAGAATTGACTGAACTTCTGCAGAATGTGAGCCAGCAGAACCTAGGTGCTGGCAGTTCGCTATCCGACTGCCCAAATGTTAAAGTCGCGACCAATAAACTCTGTCCTACGAAATGCTGCAGTTTGCAAACCCCAGTTGGTGCATGTTCTCCTAACATCCCTGATGGCCCTCCAAAGGTTCTTTCCGACAGTACTGGGGACACAAGACCTGCAGCTCAGCGCTTGAAGTTACTGTCTCCTTGCAAATCGACCAGAAATGAAAGTAAAGTGACTTCTAGTCGCAGTGATGGAGAATCTTCTCCTCACTCTCATTTCAGCGACTGGGAGGAGGCACAGGCAGAGAGTATGGCCTACCAACGCTCAGAACACTTGTCAGATCTCTCACGTGCTCCGATGGCGCGGAAAGCCAGTTAG